The genomic DNA CCCTGCAGCGCCTCCCCCAGGATGTGCTCGCTGTGTCCGGCTCCGTAATTGGCAGCAGTATCGAACAGCGTGGCGCCGGCGTCCAGGGCGGCGTGGATGGCGCGGATCGATTCTTCGTCGTCGATCTGACCCCAGCCGGCAGTGTTGCCGATGAATTTCCAGGGCCCGCCGATCGCCCAGCAGCCCATGCCGACGGCGGAGACCTCGATTCCCGATTTTCCTAAGGTGCGTTTCATGCTTCCTCCTCGATCATGTTGGAATACCAATCGATCTTGTGGTGAATGACTTCCAGGTCGTTCTGCAGCGCTTGAATCTCCCGCAGCACGCATTCGCGGTGCTTCTTCAGCATGGCCACCCGCGCCTGGATGGTGTGCTCTCCGGCCTGGGTCAGGGTGGTGAATTCGAGCATCTGCGCCACCGGCATACCGGTGCTGCGCAGGCATTTGAGGAAGTCGATCCAACCCAGGTTCGCATCGTTGTAGCGGCGGTGCCCGTTGGTGGCGCGCTCCACCGGTGGGATCAAGCCGATCTTCTCGTAATAGCGCAGGGTGTGTTCGCTCAATCCGGTGTGGGTGGCTGTCTGTTGAATGGTCAGATTGGTATCCATAGTGACCTAATCATACAACTTGGAGGGTACTCTAAGTCAAGGGCGATTCAACCAAAATTATCATCTAGAAATAATCGCAGCGGTTGTGTTGGAAATACTGTTTCGACCACAAATGAAATGTTGATTCACTATGTTTTATCGCGTCCAACCTTTCTCTTCACACCATTTCCCACGTATAATCAAGAACCGTAGCATAGTAGGGAATCAGGATGGCTAAAATGGATAAAGGGAGATCTCCAACCACGACTCTACTCCGCCGCATCGCACGCATTTTTAGCGCGGCGCTGATAGCCTTCACGCTCGTGATGGTCGTCGGCCATCTGGTTACGCCCGATCCGTATGAAGTGGGCTACGATCCCATCGAGAACATCCTGCCGCTGACCATGTGCCTGAGCGTGTTTGCATTGGCCATCGCCTGGCGCTGGGAA from Anaerolineales bacterium includes the following:
- a CDS encoding MerR family transcriptional regulator, with the translated sequence MDTNLTIQQTATHTGLSEHTLRYYEKIGLIPPVERATNGHRRYNDANLGWIDFLKCLRSTGMPVAQMLEFTTLTQAGEHTIQARVAMLKKHRECVLREIQALQNDLEVIHHKIDWYSNMIEEEA